The Primulina tabacum isolate GXHZ01 chromosome 7, ASM2559414v2, whole genome shotgun sequence genome includes a window with the following:
- the LOC142551337 gene encoding phytochrome B-like isoform X3, with amino-acid sequence MISRSSRASHAEALSSGSAPRHHNQQSATLNRAADSMSKAVAQYTVDARLHEVFEQSGVCGKSFDYSESVRAGAESVPEQQIAAYLLKIQRGSHIQPFGCMIALDESNFRVIAYSENAREMLGLALQSVPCMERDETLTVGTDVRTLFSSSSCVLLERAFAAREITLLNPIWVHSKNSGKPFYAILHRIDVGTVIDLEPVRSEDPALSIAGAVQSQKLAVRAISQLQSLPGGDIKLLCDTVVESVRELTGYDRVMVYKFHEDEHGEVVAESRRSDLDPYIGLHYPATDIPQASRFLFKQNRIRMIVDCEATPVKVIQDESLIQPLCLVGSTLRAPHGCHALYMASMGSTASLTLAVVVNGNEEDFCEGRNLMRLWGLVVGHHTSARCISFPLRYACEFLMQAFGLQLNMELQLASQLAEKHVLRTQTLLCDMLLRDSPTGIVTQRPSIIDLVKCDGAALYYKEKYYPLGVTPTEAQIKDIVKWLLAFHGNLTGLSTDSLADAGYPGAASLGDGVCGMTVAFITSRDYLFWFRSHTAKAIKWGGAKHHPQEKDDGLRLNPRSSFKAFLEVVKGRSLAWENAEMDAIHSLRLILRESFQNAGGSSSKAVVPAQAGEELQGVDELSSVAREMVRLIETATAPIFAVDVEGRINGWNAKVAELTDLSVEEALGKSLIHDIVHKESVEIANKLLFHALQGEEHKNVELRLRTFNTEQLSKTVFVVVNACSSKDCVNNMVGVCFVGQDVTGQKAVMDKFIQIQGDYKAIMHSPNPLIPPIFASDENTCCSEWNTAMEKLTGWSMGDVIGKMIVGEIFGNCCRLKGLDAMTKFMIVLHNALGGQETDMFPFCFFDRDGKYVQALLTANKRVNMNGQVIGVFCFLQIASRELQQTLKIQRQQEKACASKIKDLTYICQEIKNPLCGIQFTNSLLEATNLTENQTQLLEMSAACEKQILKIMKDVDMENIEVGRTN; translated from the exons ATGATTTCCAGAAGCAGCCGGGCATCTCATGCTGAAGCTCTATCTTCCGGTTCAGCCCCGCGTCATCACAATCAACAGAGTGCCACCTTAAACAGGGCGGCGGATTCGATGAGCAAAGCTGTAGCGCAGTACACTGTTGACGCCAGGCTTCATGAGGTTTTCGAGCAATCGGGTGTGTGCGGGAAATCCTTCGATTATTCGGAGAGTGTAAGGGCTGGTGCAGAGTCTGTTCCTGAGCAGCAAATTGCGGCTTACTTATTGAAAATACAGCGTGGCAGCCATATTCAACCGTTTGGTTGTATGATAGCGTTGGATGAATCGAATTTTCGCGTCATAGCTTACTCGGAGAATGCCCGTGAAATGCTTGGCTTGGCGCTTCAGTCAGTCCCATGCATGGAAAGGGACGAAACTTTGACGGTTGGGACTGATGTAAGAACTCTGTTCTCCTCCTCGAGCTGTGTCTTGCTCGAGAGGGCGTTTGCGGCTCGTGAAATAACACTGTTGAATCCGATTTGGGTGCATTCGAAGAATTCGGGGAAGCCCTTTTATGCGATTCTGCATAGAATAGATGTGGGGACTGTGATTGATTTAGAGCCTGTTAGGAGCGAGGATCCGGCCCTTTCTATCGCTGGTGCTGTCCAGTCGCAGAAGCTTGCTGTGAGGGCTATTTCCCAGTTGCAATCACTTCCTGGAGGGGACATCAAACTTTTGTGTGATACAGTAGTCGAAAGCGTGAGAGAGTTAACTGGGTATGATCGTGTGATGGTCTATAAGTTTCATGAGGATGAACATGGTGAGGTGGTGGCGGAGAGTCGGAGGTCCGATTTAGATCCGTATATTGGTTTACATTATCCTGCCACAGATATCCCCCAGGCTTCTAGATTTTTGTTCAAGCAGAATCGGATTAGGATGATTGTAGATTGTGAAGCCACTCCGGTTAAAGTTATCCAGGATGAATCATTAATTCAACCCTTGTGTTTGGTTGGGTCGACGCTCAGGGCACCACATGGTTGCCACGCCCTGTACATGGCAAGTATGGGTTCTACTGCCTCGTTGACGTTGGCCGTTGTTGTTAATGGAAATGAAGAAGACTTCTGTGAAGGACGGAATTTGATGAGGCTATGGGGCTTGGTTGTTGGTCATCACACTTCTGCTCGGTGCATATCTTTCCCCCTGCGGTATGCTTGTGAATTCTTGATGCAGGCATTTGGGCTTCAACTGAACATGGAACTACAGTTGGCGTCACAGTTGGCGGAAAAACATGTTTTGAGGACACAGACGCTGTTATGTGACATGCTGCTTCGAGATTCGCCTACTGGGATCGTTACCCAGAGACCTAGTATCATCGACCTTGTGAAGTGCGACGGGGCTGCGCTGTATTACAAAGAGAAGTATTATCCCCTTGGTGTGACACCTACAGAAGCACAGATAAAGGACATAGTGAAATGGTTGTTGGCATTCCATGGGAACTTGACAGGTTTGAGCACAGACAGTCTTGCGGATGCCGGGTACCCAGGAGCAGCCTCTCTAGGGGATGGTGTTTGTGGAATGACTGTTGCATTCATCACTTCGAGAGATTATTTATTCTGGTTTCGTTCCCATACCGCGAAGGCTATCAAGTGGGGCGGTGCAAAGCATCATCCACAAGAAAAAGATGATGGTCTTAGGTTGAATCCCCGTTCTTCATTCAAGGCGTTTCTAGAAGTGGTCAAGGGCCGAAGTTTAGCTTGGGAGAATGCTGAAATGGATGCAATTCATTCTTTGCGTCTTATTTTACGAGAGTCATTTCAAAATGCTGGTGGAAGTAGTTCCAAGGCAGTTGTACCTGCCCAGGCTGGGGAGGAGTTACAAGGAGTGGATGAATTAAGTTCTGTTGCCAGAGAAATGGTTAGATTGATCGAGACTGCAACTGCACCTATATTTGCTGTAGATGTTGAGGGTCGCATAAACGGGTGGAATGCAAAAGTTGCAGAGCTGACTGACTTATCTGTTGAAGAAGCATTAGGAAAGTCGTTGATTCATGACATCGTTCACAAAGAATCAGTTGAGATTGCTAACAAGCTTCTTTTTCATGCTTTGCAAG GCGAGGAACACAAGAATGTTGAATTAAGGTTGAGGACATTCAACACTGAACAACTTAGTAAGACGGTGTTTGTGGTGGTGAATGCTTGCTCCAGCAAGGACTGTGTGAACAACATGGTTGGTGTTTGCTTTGTTGGTCAGGATGTTACAGGCCAAAAGGCAGTAATGGACAAGTTCATACAAATTCAAGGTGATTATAAGGCAATTATGCACAGTCCCAACCCTCTGATTCCTCCAATATTTGCTTCTGATGAGAACACATGTTGCTCTGAATGGAACACCGCTATGGAAAAGCTCACTGGCTGGAGTATGGGGGATGTTATCGGGAAGATGATAGTTGGGGAGATATTCGGAAATTGCTGTCGGCTCAAGGGTCTAGATGCTATGACAAAATTCATGATCGTCTTGCACAATGCGCTTGGAGGCCAGGAAACGGACATGTTTCCGTTCTGTTTTTTTGACCGCGATGGGAAGTATGTGCAGGCACTCTTGACTGCAAACAAGAGGGTAAATATGAATGGTCAGGTTATAGGAGTCTTCTGCTTTTTGCAGATTGCAAGTCGTGAGTTGCaacaaactttgaaaattcagaGGCAACAAGAAAAGGCATGTGCATCAAAGATAAAAGATCTGACTTACATTTGTCAAGAAATAAAGAATCCATTATGTGGCATACAGTTCACTAACTCACTTTTGGAAGCAACAAATTTGACAGAAAACCAAACACAGCTTCTTGAGATGAGTGCTGCTTGTGAGAAGCAGATCTTAAAGATTATGAAGGATGTTGATATGGAAAATATTGAGGTTGG ACGAACTAACTAA
- the LOC142551337 gene encoding phytochrome B-like isoform X5, producing MISRSSRASHAEALSSGSAPRHHNQQSATLNRAADSMSKAVAQYTVDARLHEVFEQSGVCGKSFDYSESVRAGAESVPEQQIAAYLLKIQRGSHIQPFGCMIALDESNFRVIAYSENAREMLGLALQSVPCMERDETLTVGTDVRTLFSSSSCVLLERAFAAREITLLNPIWVHSKNSGKPFYAILHRIDVGTVIDLEPVRSEDPALSIAGAVQSQKLAVRAISQLQSLPGGDIKLLCDTVVESVRELTGYDRVMVYKFHEDEHGEVVAESRRSDLDPYIGLHYPATDIPQASRFLFKQNRIRMIVDCEATPVKVIQDESLIQPLCLVGSTLRAPHGCHALYMASMGSTASLTLAVVVNGNEEDFCEGRNLMRLWGLVVGHHTSARCISFPLRYACEFLMQAFGLQLNMELQLASQLAEKHVLRTQTLLCDMLLRDSPTGIVTQRPSIIDLVKCDGAALYYKEKYYPLGVTPTEAQIKDIVKWLLAFHGNLTGLSTDSLADAGYPGAASLGDGVCGMTVAFITSRDYLFWFRSHTAKAIKWGGAKHHPQEKDDGLRLNPRSSFKAFLEVVKGRSLAWENAEMDAIHSLRLILRESFQNAGGSSSKAVVPAQAGEELQGVDELSSVAREMVRLIETATAPIFAVDVEGRINGWNAKVAELTDLSVEEALGKSLIHDIVHKESVEIANKLLFHALQGEEHKNVELRLRTFNTEQLSKTVFVVVNACSSKDCVNNMVGVCFVGQDVTGQKAVMDKFIQIQGDYKAIMHSPNPLIPPIFASDENTCCSEWNTAMEKLTGWSMGDVIGKMIVGEIFGNCCRLKGLDAMTKFMIVLHNALGGQETDMFPFCFFDRDGKYVQALLTANKRVNMNGQVIGVFCFLQIASRELQQTLKIQRQQEKACASKIKDLTYICQEIKNPLCGIQFTNSLLEATNLTENQTQLLEMSAACEKQILKIMKDVDMENIETN from the exons ATGATTTCCAGAAGCAGCCGGGCATCTCATGCTGAAGCTCTATCTTCCGGTTCAGCCCCGCGTCATCACAATCAACAGAGTGCCACCTTAAACAGGGCGGCGGATTCGATGAGCAAAGCTGTAGCGCAGTACACTGTTGACGCCAGGCTTCATGAGGTTTTCGAGCAATCGGGTGTGTGCGGGAAATCCTTCGATTATTCGGAGAGTGTAAGGGCTGGTGCAGAGTCTGTTCCTGAGCAGCAAATTGCGGCTTACTTATTGAAAATACAGCGTGGCAGCCATATTCAACCGTTTGGTTGTATGATAGCGTTGGATGAATCGAATTTTCGCGTCATAGCTTACTCGGAGAATGCCCGTGAAATGCTTGGCTTGGCGCTTCAGTCAGTCCCATGCATGGAAAGGGACGAAACTTTGACGGTTGGGACTGATGTAAGAACTCTGTTCTCCTCCTCGAGCTGTGTCTTGCTCGAGAGGGCGTTTGCGGCTCGTGAAATAACACTGTTGAATCCGATTTGGGTGCATTCGAAGAATTCGGGGAAGCCCTTTTATGCGATTCTGCATAGAATAGATGTGGGGACTGTGATTGATTTAGAGCCTGTTAGGAGCGAGGATCCGGCCCTTTCTATCGCTGGTGCTGTCCAGTCGCAGAAGCTTGCTGTGAGGGCTATTTCCCAGTTGCAATCACTTCCTGGAGGGGACATCAAACTTTTGTGTGATACAGTAGTCGAAAGCGTGAGAGAGTTAACTGGGTATGATCGTGTGATGGTCTATAAGTTTCATGAGGATGAACATGGTGAGGTGGTGGCGGAGAGTCGGAGGTCCGATTTAGATCCGTATATTGGTTTACATTATCCTGCCACAGATATCCCCCAGGCTTCTAGATTTTTGTTCAAGCAGAATCGGATTAGGATGATTGTAGATTGTGAAGCCACTCCGGTTAAAGTTATCCAGGATGAATCATTAATTCAACCCTTGTGTTTGGTTGGGTCGACGCTCAGGGCACCACATGGTTGCCACGCCCTGTACATGGCAAGTATGGGTTCTACTGCCTCGTTGACGTTGGCCGTTGTTGTTAATGGAAATGAAGAAGACTTCTGTGAAGGACGGAATTTGATGAGGCTATGGGGCTTGGTTGTTGGTCATCACACTTCTGCTCGGTGCATATCTTTCCCCCTGCGGTATGCTTGTGAATTCTTGATGCAGGCATTTGGGCTTCAACTGAACATGGAACTACAGTTGGCGTCACAGTTGGCGGAAAAACATGTTTTGAGGACACAGACGCTGTTATGTGACATGCTGCTTCGAGATTCGCCTACTGGGATCGTTACCCAGAGACCTAGTATCATCGACCTTGTGAAGTGCGACGGGGCTGCGCTGTATTACAAAGAGAAGTATTATCCCCTTGGTGTGACACCTACAGAAGCACAGATAAAGGACATAGTGAAATGGTTGTTGGCATTCCATGGGAACTTGACAGGTTTGAGCACAGACAGTCTTGCGGATGCCGGGTACCCAGGAGCAGCCTCTCTAGGGGATGGTGTTTGTGGAATGACTGTTGCATTCATCACTTCGAGAGATTATTTATTCTGGTTTCGTTCCCATACCGCGAAGGCTATCAAGTGGGGCGGTGCAAAGCATCATCCACAAGAAAAAGATGATGGTCTTAGGTTGAATCCCCGTTCTTCATTCAAGGCGTTTCTAGAAGTGGTCAAGGGCCGAAGTTTAGCTTGGGAGAATGCTGAAATGGATGCAATTCATTCTTTGCGTCTTATTTTACGAGAGTCATTTCAAAATGCTGGTGGAAGTAGTTCCAAGGCAGTTGTACCTGCCCAGGCTGGGGAGGAGTTACAAGGAGTGGATGAATTAAGTTCTGTTGCCAGAGAAATGGTTAGATTGATCGAGACTGCAACTGCACCTATATTTGCTGTAGATGTTGAGGGTCGCATAAACGGGTGGAATGCAAAAGTTGCAGAGCTGACTGACTTATCTGTTGAAGAAGCATTAGGAAAGTCGTTGATTCATGACATCGTTCACAAAGAATCAGTTGAGATTGCTAACAAGCTTCTTTTTCATGCTTTGCAAG GCGAGGAACACAAGAATGTTGAATTAAGGTTGAGGACATTCAACACTGAACAACTTAGTAAGACGGTGTTTGTGGTGGTGAATGCTTGCTCCAGCAAGGACTGTGTGAACAACATGGTTGGTGTTTGCTTTGTTGGTCAGGATGTTACAGGCCAAAAGGCAGTAATGGACAAGTTCATACAAATTCAAGGTGATTATAAGGCAATTATGCACAGTCCCAACCCTCTGATTCCTCCAATATTTGCTTCTGATGAGAACACATGTTGCTCTGAATGGAACACCGCTATGGAAAAGCTCACTGGCTGGAGTATGGGGGATGTTATCGGGAAGATGATAGTTGGGGAGATATTCGGAAATTGCTGTCGGCTCAAGGGTCTAGATGCTATGACAAAATTCATGATCGTCTTGCACAATGCGCTTGGAGGCCAGGAAACGGACATGTTTCCGTTCTGTTTTTTTGACCGCGATGGGAAGTATGTGCAGGCACTCTTGACTGCAAACAAGAGGGTAAATATGAATGGTCAGGTTATAGGAGTCTTCTGCTTTTTGCAGATTGCAAGTCGTGAGTTGCaacaaactttgaaaattcagaGGCAACAAGAAAAGGCATGTGCATCAAAGATAAAAGATCTGACTTACATTTGTCAAGAAATAAAGAATCCATTATGTGGCATACAGTTCACTAACTCACTTTTGGAAGCAACAAATTTGACAGAAAACCAAACACAGCTTCTTGAGATGAGTGCTGCTTGTGAGAAGCAGATCTTAAAGATTATGAAGGATGTTGATATGGAAAATATTGAG ACGAACTAA
- the LOC142551337 gene encoding phytochrome B-like isoform X1: MISRSSRASHAEALSSGSAPRHHNQQSATLNRAADSMSKAVAQYTVDARLHEVFEQSGVCGKSFDYSESVRAGAESVPEQQIAAYLLKIQRGSHIQPFGCMIALDESNFRVIAYSENAREMLGLALQSVPCMERDETLTVGTDVRTLFSSSSCVLLERAFAAREITLLNPIWVHSKNSGKPFYAILHRIDVGTVIDLEPVRSEDPALSIAGAVQSQKLAVRAISQLQSLPGGDIKLLCDTVVESVRELTGYDRVMVYKFHEDEHGEVVAESRRSDLDPYIGLHYPATDIPQASRFLFKQNRIRMIVDCEATPVKVIQDESLIQPLCLVGSTLRAPHGCHALYMASMGSTASLTLAVVVNGNEEDFCEGRNLMRLWGLVVGHHTSARCISFPLRYACEFLMQAFGLQLNMELQLASQLAEKHVLRTQTLLCDMLLRDSPTGIVTQRPSIIDLVKCDGAALYYKEKYYPLGVTPTEAQIKDIVKWLLAFHGNLTGLSTDSLADAGYPGAASLGDGVCGMTVAFITSRDYLFWFRSHTAKAIKWGGAKHHPQEKDDGLRLNPRSSFKAFLEVVKGRSLAWENAEMDAIHSLRLILRESFQNAGGSSSKAVVPAQAGEELQGVDELSSVAREMVRLIETATAPIFAVDVEGRINGWNAKVAELTDLSVEEALGKSLIHDIVHKESVEIANKLLFHALQGEEHKNVELRLRTFNTEQLSKTVFVVVNACSSKDCVNNMVGVCFVGQDVTGQKAVMDKFIQIQGDYKAIMHSPNPLIPPIFASDENTCCSEWNTAMEKLTGWSMGDVIGKMIVGEIFGNCCRLKGLDAMTKFMIVLHNALGGQETDMFPFCFFDRDGKYVQALLTANKRVNMNGQVIGVFCFLQIASRELQQTLKIQRQQEKACASKIKDLTYICQEIKNPLCGIQFTNSLLEATNLTENQTQLLEMSAACEKQILKIMKDVDMENIEVGSMVIEKTKFVLESVINAVVSQAMLLMRERGLQLIRDIPEEVKTLELYGDQIRLQQVLADFLMNMALYAPSPEGWIEIQVRPSSKRISEGTAMAHIEFRITCLGDGLPPEIVQDMFQSKRWATQEGLGLSICRKILKLMNGEVQYVRESERCHFLIVLDMPVPQRGLKGAK; encoded by the exons ATGATTTCCAGAAGCAGCCGGGCATCTCATGCTGAAGCTCTATCTTCCGGTTCAGCCCCGCGTCATCACAATCAACAGAGTGCCACCTTAAACAGGGCGGCGGATTCGATGAGCAAAGCTGTAGCGCAGTACACTGTTGACGCCAGGCTTCATGAGGTTTTCGAGCAATCGGGTGTGTGCGGGAAATCCTTCGATTATTCGGAGAGTGTAAGGGCTGGTGCAGAGTCTGTTCCTGAGCAGCAAATTGCGGCTTACTTATTGAAAATACAGCGTGGCAGCCATATTCAACCGTTTGGTTGTATGATAGCGTTGGATGAATCGAATTTTCGCGTCATAGCTTACTCGGAGAATGCCCGTGAAATGCTTGGCTTGGCGCTTCAGTCAGTCCCATGCATGGAAAGGGACGAAACTTTGACGGTTGGGACTGATGTAAGAACTCTGTTCTCCTCCTCGAGCTGTGTCTTGCTCGAGAGGGCGTTTGCGGCTCGTGAAATAACACTGTTGAATCCGATTTGGGTGCATTCGAAGAATTCGGGGAAGCCCTTTTATGCGATTCTGCATAGAATAGATGTGGGGACTGTGATTGATTTAGAGCCTGTTAGGAGCGAGGATCCGGCCCTTTCTATCGCTGGTGCTGTCCAGTCGCAGAAGCTTGCTGTGAGGGCTATTTCCCAGTTGCAATCACTTCCTGGAGGGGACATCAAACTTTTGTGTGATACAGTAGTCGAAAGCGTGAGAGAGTTAACTGGGTATGATCGTGTGATGGTCTATAAGTTTCATGAGGATGAACATGGTGAGGTGGTGGCGGAGAGTCGGAGGTCCGATTTAGATCCGTATATTGGTTTACATTATCCTGCCACAGATATCCCCCAGGCTTCTAGATTTTTGTTCAAGCAGAATCGGATTAGGATGATTGTAGATTGTGAAGCCACTCCGGTTAAAGTTATCCAGGATGAATCATTAATTCAACCCTTGTGTTTGGTTGGGTCGACGCTCAGGGCACCACATGGTTGCCACGCCCTGTACATGGCAAGTATGGGTTCTACTGCCTCGTTGACGTTGGCCGTTGTTGTTAATGGAAATGAAGAAGACTTCTGTGAAGGACGGAATTTGATGAGGCTATGGGGCTTGGTTGTTGGTCATCACACTTCTGCTCGGTGCATATCTTTCCCCCTGCGGTATGCTTGTGAATTCTTGATGCAGGCATTTGGGCTTCAACTGAACATGGAACTACAGTTGGCGTCACAGTTGGCGGAAAAACATGTTTTGAGGACACAGACGCTGTTATGTGACATGCTGCTTCGAGATTCGCCTACTGGGATCGTTACCCAGAGACCTAGTATCATCGACCTTGTGAAGTGCGACGGGGCTGCGCTGTATTACAAAGAGAAGTATTATCCCCTTGGTGTGACACCTACAGAAGCACAGATAAAGGACATAGTGAAATGGTTGTTGGCATTCCATGGGAACTTGACAGGTTTGAGCACAGACAGTCTTGCGGATGCCGGGTACCCAGGAGCAGCCTCTCTAGGGGATGGTGTTTGTGGAATGACTGTTGCATTCATCACTTCGAGAGATTATTTATTCTGGTTTCGTTCCCATACCGCGAAGGCTATCAAGTGGGGCGGTGCAAAGCATCATCCACAAGAAAAAGATGATGGTCTTAGGTTGAATCCCCGTTCTTCATTCAAGGCGTTTCTAGAAGTGGTCAAGGGCCGAAGTTTAGCTTGGGAGAATGCTGAAATGGATGCAATTCATTCTTTGCGTCTTATTTTACGAGAGTCATTTCAAAATGCTGGTGGAAGTAGTTCCAAGGCAGTTGTACCTGCCCAGGCTGGGGAGGAGTTACAAGGAGTGGATGAATTAAGTTCTGTTGCCAGAGAAATGGTTAGATTGATCGAGACTGCAACTGCACCTATATTTGCTGTAGATGTTGAGGGTCGCATAAACGGGTGGAATGCAAAAGTTGCAGAGCTGACTGACTTATCTGTTGAAGAAGCATTAGGAAAGTCGTTGATTCATGACATCGTTCACAAAGAATCAGTTGAGATTGCTAACAAGCTTCTTTTTCATGCTTTGCAAG GCGAGGAACACAAGAATGTTGAATTAAGGTTGAGGACATTCAACACTGAACAACTTAGTAAGACGGTGTTTGTGGTGGTGAATGCTTGCTCCAGCAAGGACTGTGTGAACAACATGGTTGGTGTTTGCTTTGTTGGTCAGGATGTTACAGGCCAAAAGGCAGTAATGGACAAGTTCATACAAATTCAAGGTGATTATAAGGCAATTATGCACAGTCCCAACCCTCTGATTCCTCCAATATTTGCTTCTGATGAGAACACATGTTGCTCTGAATGGAACACCGCTATGGAAAAGCTCACTGGCTGGAGTATGGGGGATGTTATCGGGAAGATGATAGTTGGGGAGATATTCGGAAATTGCTGTCGGCTCAAGGGTCTAGATGCTATGACAAAATTCATGATCGTCTTGCACAATGCGCTTGGAGGCCAGGAAACGGACATGTTTCCGTTCTGTTTTTTTGACCGCGATGGGAAGTATGTGCAGGCACTCTTGACTGCAAACAAGAGGGTAAATATGAATGGTCAGGTTATAGGAGTCTTCTGCTTTTTGCAGATTGCAAGTCGTGAGTTGCaacaaactttgaaaattcagaGGCAACAAGAAAAGGCATGTGCATCAAAGATAAAAGATCTGACTTACATTTGTCAAGAAATAAAGAATCCATTATGTGGCATACAGTTCACTAACTCACTTTTGGAAGCAACAAATTTGACAGAAAACCAAACACAGCTTCTTGAGATGAGTGCTGCTTGTGAGAAGCAGATCTTAAAGATTATGAAGGATGTTGATATGGAAAATATTGAGGTTGG ATCAATGGTGATTGAAAAGACAAAATTTGTGCTGGAGAGTGTGATAAATGCAGTTGTTAGCCAGGCAATGTTATTGATGAGAGAAAGAGGTCTGCAGTTGATCCGTGATATACCAGAGGAAGTCAAGACACTGGAACTCTATGGCGACCAAATCCGACTTCAACAGGTCTTAGCTGATTTTTTGATGAACATGGCGCTTTATGCACCATCTCCGGAAGGTTGGATAGAAATTCAAGTTAGACCAAGTTCGAAGCGAATTTCTGAAGGAACTGCCATGGCACACATTGAGTTTAG GATTACGTGCCTGGGGGATGGTCTTCCTCCCGAAATAGTCCAAGACATGTTCCAAAGCAAGAGATGGGCAACTCAAGAAGGTCTAGGTCTAAGCATATGCAGAAAAATTTTGAAGCTTATGAatggagaagttcaatatgtcAGGGAGTCAGAAAGATGTCATTTCCTTATCGTTCTTGATATGCCGGTTCCACAGAGAGGCTTGAAGGGTGCCAAATGA